One region of Phoenix dactylifera cultivar Barhee BC4 unplaced genomic scaffold, palm_55x_up_171113_PBpolish2nd_filt_p 000143F, whole genome shotgun sequence genomic DNA includes:
- the LOC113462080 gene encoding AUGMIN subunit 6-like, producing the protein MTAKLSSVQLEKVSTSPALKLPQLFSLAPNSLGKGMHTPKRHASATQSNQQSLPVGKPTTPPFTKAQTDSATQDSDGYHAQKLRCSVREAALPRLSNNTEWSQEKSSDDGPEHFFMPLSTGLSRKEVDAVPNRRKQQLVFSPPEIHVSRNTKDLPSNTRSQLNSVQVKSYKLNGLDDYKKQAELLQPALGNAWSTFTDIDDILDQVFSPPLLLESCFQDTYEDLLG; encoded by the exons AGGTTTCAACTAGTCCTGCTTTGAAACTTCCCCAGTTATTTAGTTTAGCTCCAAATTCATTAGGGAAAGGCATGCACACACCAAAGCGACATGCGTCAGCTACCCAATCAAACCAACAAAGTCTGCCAGTAGGGAAACCAACCACACCACCCTTTACAAAAGCTCAAACTGATAGTGCAACACAAG ATAGTGATGGTTATCATGCTCAGAAACTTAGGTGTTCTGTTCGTGAAGCTGCATTGCCAAGGCTATCAAACAATACAGAATGGTCCCAAGAGAAGAGCAGTGATGATGGTCCTGAGCACTTCTTCATGCCTCTCTCAACAGGTCTTTCCCGAAAAGAGGTAGATGCCGTTCCAAATCGAAGAAAACAGCAACTGGTTTTCTCTCCACCAGAAATCCATGTCTCCAGGAATACAAAAGATCTCCCTTCTAACACCAGGAGCCAGTTAAATTCAGTGCAAGTTAAGTCATATAAATTGAATGGACTTGACGATTATAAAAAACAGGCAGAGCTACTTCAGCCAGCCCTTGGTAATGCATGGAGCACATTTACCGACATTGATGATATTCTGGATCAAGTGTTCTCACCTCCATTGCTACTGGAATCATGCTTCCAGGATACATACGAGGACTTGCTCG GGTGA